The Candidatus Krumholzibacteriia bacterium genome window below encodes:
- a CDS encoding FmdB family zinc ribbon protein, with translation MPTYDYECENGHRFEVFQSMKDAALDKCVECGAPAKRRIGPGAGFLFRGDGFYSTDNRSPNYKEKAKAEAAPGAAGKSEGGSAQGEASSPAAKESAQPAAEKSPKKDPPPKKSSGSD, from the coding sequence ATGCCGACCTATGACTACGAGTGCGAGAACGGCCACCGCTTCGAAGTCTTCCAGTCCATGAAGGACGCAGCCCTCGACAAGTGCGTGGAGTGCGGCGCCCCGGCGAAACGTCGCATCGGTCCCGGGGCAGGGTTCCTCTTCCGTGGCGACGGTTTCTACAGCACCGACAACCGCTCGCCGAACTACAAGGAAAAGGCCAAGGCCGAGGCCGCCCCGGGAGCGGCAGGGAAGAGCGAAGGGGGAAGCGCACAAGGCGAGGCTTCCTCCCCGGCCGCGAAGGAATCCGCCCAGCCTGCGGCGGAGAAGAGCCCGAAGAAAGACCCACCGCCCAAGAAGTCTTCCGGTTCTGACTGA
- a CDS encoding TIGR00266 family protein, protein MAKMHEVDYKIFGDDMQFVEIELDPQEAVVAEAGSMMYMQDGIEMDTIFGEGSQSQGFLGALIGAGKRVLTGESLFMTVFHNDSNGKRSLAFASPIPGKIVALHLAELGGEMITQKDAFLAAARGVEIGIAFQKRLGVGFFGGEGFIMQRLRGDGYAFANACGTLIERVLGPNESLRVDTGCLVALQPSVNYDIQYVGKIKTALFGGEGLFFAQLRGPGRVWLQSLPFGRLASRIFAAAPRGRGREEGSVLGALGNLLDGDGR, encoded by the coding sequence ATGGCCAAAATGCACGAAGTCGATTACAAGATCTTCGGCGACGACATGCAGTTCGTGGAGATCGAGCTCGATCCGCAGGAAGCCGTGGTGGCCGAGGCCGGGAGCATGATGTACATGCAGGACGGCATCGAGATGGACACCATCTTCGGCGAGGGCAGCCAGAGCCAGGGCTTCCTCGGAGCCCTGATCGGCGCCGGCAAGCGGGTGCTCACCGGCGAGTCGCTGTTCATGACCGTGTTCCACAACGATTCCAACGGCAAGCGCTCGCTGGCTTTCGCCTCCCCCATCCCGGGCAAGATCGTGGCCCTGCACCTGGCGGAGCTCGGCGGTGAGATGATCACCCAGAAGGACGCATTCTTGGCGGCGGCCCGGGGCGTGGAGATCGGCATCGCTTTCCAGAAGCGGCTCGGCGTCGGCTTCTTCGGCGGCGAGGGCTTCATCATGCAGCGTTTGCGCGGCGATGGTTATGCTTTCGCCAACGCCTGCGGCACATTGATCGAGCGCGTGCTCGGACCCAACGAGAGCCTGCGGGTGGACACCGGCTGCCTGGTGGCCTTGCAGCCGAGCGTGAACTACGACATCCAGTACGTCGGCAAGATCAAGACGGCGCTCTTCGGCGGCGAGGGTCTGTTCTTCGCCCAGCTGCGCGGGCCCGGACGGGTGTGGCTGCAGTCGCTGCCCTTCGGCCGTCTGGCCAGCCGCATCTTCGCCGCCGCACCACGAGGCCGCGGCCGCGAGGAGGGCTCGGTCCTCGGCGCCCTGGGCAATCTCCTCGATGGCGACGGGCGCTGA
- a CDS encoding rhomboid family intramembrane serine protease has product MPAMLCPSCRKLIGDDEARCPYCGALRPGLWGAGRRLQHLFGHQLQLVQLITVTCVALYITSLAVDVRGALSPTGGLMGILSPSTRALYLLGMTGRDSMQMGHWWTVLTAIYLHGSLLHIFFNVMWIRQLGTFAEEELGPARFFILYSLAGAGGFLASSFLGHSPSIGASGSIFGLLGAMIAYRRRRGGTRDVLSQQFLTWAVVLFAFGLFMRGVDNWAHLGGFTTGFLLGQRLHGIRERHEGRGTQMLALGLLVLTLCGFVLSFVRLLPAFLQT; this is encoded by the coding sequence ATGCCCGCAATGCTGTGCCCGAGCTGCCGCAAGCTCATCGGCGACGACGAAGCACGCTGCCCATACTGCGGTGCTCTCCGCCCCGGTCTCTGGGGCGCGGGGCGGCGGCTACAGCACCTCTTCGGCCACCAGCTGCAGTTGGTACAGCTGATCACCGTCACCTGCGTGGCGCTGTACATCACCAGCCTCGCCGTGGACGTGCGGGGCGCTTTGTCGCCGACGGGCGGCTTGATGGGAATCCTCTCCCCCAGCACCCGTGCCCTCTATCTCCTCGGGATGACCGGCCGCGACAGCATGCAAATGGGTCACTGGTGGACGGTGCTGACGGCGATCTACCTGCACGGCAGCCTGCTGCACATTTTTTTCAATGTGATGTGGATCCGCCAGCTCGGCACCTTCGCCGAGGAGGAACTCGGCCCGGCGCGCTTCTTCATCCTCTACAGCCTGGCCGGCGCCGGCGGCTTCCTCGCCTCCAGCTTCCTCGGACACAGCCCGTCCATCGGGGCCTCGGGCTCGATCTTCGGTCTCCTCGGGGCGATGATCGCCTATCGCCGCCGGCGCGGCGGCACGCGGGACGTGCTGTCCCAGCAGTTCCTCACCTGGGCCGTGGTGCTCTTCGCTTTCGGCTTGTTCATGCGGGGCGTGGACAACTGGGCCCACCTGGGCGGGTTCACCACGGGCTTCCTGCTGGGGCAGCGCCTGCACGGCATCCGCGAGCGGCACGAGGGCCGCGGCACCCAGATGCTGGCGCTCGGGCTCCTGGTGCTGACGCTCTGCGGTTTCGTGCTCTCCTTCGTCCGCTTGCTGCCGGCTTTCTTGCAGACATGA
- a CDS encoding PQQ-dependent sugar dehydrogenase — translation MLPLLAAFGLTAAPSGAAPGDSELPLVRMVRAFPALEFERPVFLTQAGDGRMFVVEQGGRILVFPDDPRVSQATVYLDLRDRVRTEHNEEGLLALAFHPRFASNGWFFVFYSASGPRRGVLSRFRADPEHPERALRASETVLLEAPKHWGNHNGATLLFGPDGSLYLSLGDGGSAGDPFNAAQNLGSLLGKILRLDVDHEAGGRPYAIPADNPFADVPGARPEIWAYGLRNVWRMSFDRASGELWAGDVGQNRWEEIDRIVRGGNYGWRLREGRHEFKSGRATVPLIDPVLEYGREQGACVVGGYVYRGTRLRRLVGAYVYADYVTGNVWALRAQGDSVLAQRRILAQPRNIASFGEGADGELYLCAFDGRIYRLEEESGQ, via the coding sequence GTGCTGCCGCTGCTGGCGGCGTTCGGCCTCACGGCGGCGCCCTCCGGCGCCGCCCCGGGGGACAGCGAGCTGCCTCTCGTCCGGATGGTGCGCGCCTTCCCGGCCCTCGAGTTCGAGCGTCCGGTGTTCCTCACCCAGGCCGGCGACGGCCGCATGTTCGTGGTGGAGCAAGGCGGCCGCATCCTCGTCTTCCCCGACGACCCACGCGTGTCGCAAGCAACGGTCTACCTCGATCTCCGTGACCGGGTGCGCACCGAGCACAATGAAGAGGGACTCCTCGCCCTGGCTTTCCACCCGCGCTTCGCGAGCAACGGTTGGTTCTTCGTCTTCTACAGCGCTTCTGGACCGCGCCGCGGCGTGCTGTCGCGCTTCCGTGCCGATCCCGAGCACCCGGAACGGGCGCTGCGGGCCTCGGAAACCGTGCTCCTCGAGGCCCCCAAGCACTGGGGCAACCACAACGGTGCGACGCTCCTCTTCGGCCCTGACGGGAGTCTTTATCTCAGCCTCGGCGACGGTGGCTCCGCCGGCGATCCCTTCAATGCGGCGCAGAATCTCGGTTCCCTCCTCGGCAAGATTCTCCGGCTCGATGTGGATCACGAAGCCGGCGGGCGGCCTTACGCCATCCCGGCGGACAATCCTTTCGCCGACGTGCCGGGAGCGCGCCCGGAGATCTGGGCCTATGGCTTGCGCAACGTCTGGCGCATGAGCTTCGACCGTGCCAGCGGGGAACTGTGGGCCGGCGACGTGGGGCAGAACCGTTGGGAAGAGATCGACCGCATCGTCCGCGGCGGCAACTATGGCTGGCGGCTCCGCGAGGGTCGCCACGAGTTCAAGAGCGGCCGGGCGACCGTACCGCTCATCGATCCGGTGCTGGAGTACGGCCGGGAGCAGGGCGCCTGCGTCGTCGGCGGCTACGTCTACCGCGGGACGCGCCTGCGGCGCCTCGTCGGCGCCTATGTGTACGCCGACTATGTGACCGGCAACGTCTGGGCGCTGCGGGCGCAGGGCGACTCCGTGCTGGCGCAGCGCCGGATCCTGGCGCAGCCGCGCAACATCGCCTCCTTCGGCGAGGGCGCCGACGGCGAGCTGTACCTTTGTGCCTTCGACGGCCGTATTTACCGGCTCGAGGAGGAGAGCGGGCAATGA
- a CDS encoding cation diffusion facilitator family transporter, which produces MTEKPQAALATYRKSVQRVLWITLLLNLGVALAKLIVGLASSSLALLGDAAHSAIDTANNIVGLVAVAVAAQEADKSHPYGHSKIETLAAFVLAGLLFVTCFNLAVEAVKRLVGFHATTTVATPAAFAVVLGTLLVNVAVSRYEARRGAQLGSEFLLADAAHTRSDVLVTLTVLTSLAFVRLGVPHVDAALSLLIAALIGAIGYKVFQRTVPVLVDASALDERRVLEVVGAVPGVQDPHAIRSRRAGHDVFLDLHIVVDPNTDTETAHAVTEAVEQALDDAFGPTSATVHVETSRHCGL; this is translated from the coding sequence ATGACGGAGAAACCCCAGGCCGCCCTCGCCACCTACCGCAAGAGCGTGCAACGGGTGCTCTGGATCACGCTGCTCCTCAACCTCGGTGTCGCGCTCGCGAAGCTGATTGTCGGGTTGGCGTCGAGCAGCCTGGCCTTGCTCGGCGACGCGGCGCATTCGGCCATCGACACGGCGAACAACATCGTCGGGCTCGTGGCCGTCGCCGTCGCCGCCCAGGAAGCCGACAAGAGTCATCCCTACGGCCACTCGAAGATCGAGACCTTGGCCGCCTTCGTTCTCGCCGGACTCCTCTTCGTCACCTGCTTCAACCTGGCGGTGGAAGCCGTGAAGCGGCTCGTCGGCTTCCATGCCACCACCACGGTGGCGACGCCGGCAGCTTTCGCCGTCGTGCTCGGCACGCTGCTCGTCAACGTCGCGGTGAGCCGTTACGAAGCCAGGCGCGGCGCGCAGCTGGGTAGCGAGTTCCTCCTGGCCGACGCCGCCCACACTCGTAGCGATGTGCTCGTCACCCTCACCGTGCTCACCAGCCTCGCCTTCGTCCGCCTTGGCGTGCCGCACGTGGATGCGGCGCTCTCGCTCCTCATCGCCGCTCTGATCGGAGCCATCGGCTACAAAGTCTTCCAGCGCACCGTGCCGGTGCTCGTGGACGCCTCGGCATTGGACGAACGCCGCGTGCTGGAGGTGGTGGGGGCAGTGCCGGGAGTGCAGGATCCCCACGCCATCCGCTCGCGCCGGGCCGGGCACGATGTGTTCCTCGATCTGCACATCGTCGTCGATCCGAACACCGACACGGAGACGGCGCACGCCGTCACCGAGGCGGTGGAGCAGGCGCTGGACGACGCCTTCGGCCCCACCAGCGCCACGGTGCACGTGGAGACTTCACGGCACTGCGGTTTGTGA
- a CDS encoding peptidylprolyl isomerase — protein sequence MAGRGRSWILAGSCAALLFGAPPVAATPPAPAGKTLEEATAEDGLYAVFETSLGTFACALEFAKTPITVGNFVGLAEGRIQFLDPRTQEWVSRPYYDGLKFHRVVKEFVIQGGDPLGDGTGGPGYAFIDECRPDLRHDRPGILSMANSGPSTNGSQFFITLAKLSYLDGRHTVFGHVVQGYDVIERIASQPMTGPDGSTPVVDVVLRKVTVLRRGAAATKFDPVAAFERQDEIMAERELERQAKAEKFRLDLDKEMDKAEVTSTGVRYIVRAPGQGEPPGGGELVLVHYAGYLEDGTKFDSSYDRNQPFRFAVGQGHVIKGLDEMYRAMRPGEKRRVIVPAALAYGDHGAKRFGIPPNANLVFDLELLEILRH from the coding sequence ATGGCAGGTCGCGGACGTTCCTGGATTCTCGCCGGCAGCTGCGCCGCGCTCCTCTTCGGCGCGCCGCCGGTGGCTGCGACACCGCCGGCGCCCGCGGGCAAGACGCTGGAGGAAGCCACCGCAGAGGACGGCCTGTACGCCGTGTTCGAGACCTCTCTGGGGACGTTCGCCTGCGCCCTCGAATTCGCCAAGACGCCGATCACGGTGGGGAACTTCGTGGGGCTGGCGGAGGGGCGCATCCAGTTCCTCGATCCGCGCACGCAGGAGTGGGTGAGCCGTCCCTACTACGACGGCCTCAAGTTCCACCGGGTGGTGAAGGAATTCGTCATCCAAGGTGGTGATCCCCTCGGCGACGGCACCGGGGGGCCGGGCTACGCTTTCATCGACGAATGCAGACCCGACCTGCGACACGATCGGCCGGGAATCCTCTCCATGGCCAACTCGGGCCCGAGCACGAATGGCAGCCAGTTCTTCATCACCCTCGCCAAGCTGTCTTACCTGGATGGGCGGCACACGGTGTTCGGCCACGTGGTGCAGGGCTACGACGTCATCGAACGCATTGCCAGCCAGCCGATGACCGGGCCCGATGGTTCTACGCCGGTGGTGGACGTGGTGCTGCGCAAGGTGACCGTGCTGCGGCGCGGGGCGGCGGCGACGAAGTTCGATCCCGTGGCCGCCTTCGAGCGGCAGGACGAGATCATGGCCGAGCGCGAGCTGGAACGGCAGGCGAAGGCGGAGAAATTCCGCCTCGACCTGGACAAGGAGATGGACAAGGCGGAGGTGACCAGCACCGGGGTGCGCTACATCGTGCGTGCCCCGGGTCAAGGAGAGCCGCCGGGAGGTGGGGAGCTCGTCCTGGTGCACTACGCGGGCTATCTCGAGGATGGCACCAAGTTCGACTCGAGTTACGACCGCAACCAACCGTTTCGTTTCGCCGTGGGCCAAGGGCACGTCATCAAGGGGCTGGACGAGATGTACCGCGCCATGCGGCCCGGCGAGAAGCGGCGGGTGATCGTGCCGGCGGCTCTCGCCTACGGCGATCACGGCGCCAAGCGCTTCGGCATCCCGCCCAACGCCAACCTGGTCTTCGACCTCGAGCTCCTCGAGATCCTGCGGCACTGA